CCCGCTCCACCCCGCGCCGGAGCGCGTCCAGCATCGCGGCGCCGTCGATTGCGATCCCCCTGCCGATGGTGATCCAGAAGATCGGGATCCCCGTGTCCTGACACACGAGCGTCTGCTTGCGGTCGGACACATCGATCGCGCGCAGCATCGTGGTCAGAATCCCGCGCGGCCCGGGCAGCGACTCGCGCTCGGCCGCGGCCCGCAGCGCCTCCCGCACGTCCGGCGGGATGTCGATCTGCGCCTCGACGTACAGGCGGCGGCCCAGGTCTTCGAACAGGACGTCGGCGTTCACGAGCGTGGATGGGGGTTTCATCGGCGCCTCCCCGGCTCTACCGCACGGTCTTCAGGCCCCACGTGATCACCGTCCGCGCCTCAATGAGACGGAAGAGAAAATCCACGGCGATCCCGAGCACCGAGATCACGATCAACCCGGCGAAGATGTCCGGCACAAACAGATAGTACCGCGCGTTGTTGATGTACCAGCCGAGGCCGCCGGTCGACCCCGCCACGCCGAACACGAGCTCCGCCGCCACCACGGTCCGCCAGCCGAACGCCCAGGCCGTCTGCAGGCCGGCGAGAATGTACGGCAGCGCCGCCGGCAGCAGCACGCCGGTGACGAGCGGCACCCCCCGCAGCCCGAGGTTGCGCGCCACCATGCGGGTCGTGGGGCTGATGGTCCGAAACCCGGCGTCGGTGTTGATCGCCACGGGCCACACCGTCGCGAGCGCCACGACGAACACGATTGCCTTCGGCGTGATGCCGAACCAGATCATCGCCAGCGGCAGAATCGCGATCGCCGGCAGCGGGTTCATCACGGCGATCAGCACCGACAGCACGTCGTGGCCGATCTGCGAGAATACGGCCGCCGACGCAAACGCGAACCCGGCGAGCGCGCCGACGGCGATGCCGGCGAGCAGTTCCTGGAGGGTGCTCGCCGTCGCCGCCGGAATCTGGCCGTTCGCCACGGCCCGCCACCCGGCCGCCGCCACCTGGAGAGGAGACGACACGAGCAGCGGGGAGATGCGCGTCGCCTGCACGTACGTCTCCCAAACACCGACCAGCCCGACGATGATGACGGCGTAGCGGAGGCCCGTCGGGAGCCGGCCCCATGCGGCCGCCCGGGGCGGCGCCGCCCGCCGGGCGTCACCCGTGAGGACGGCCATGGATCGCTCCCGCCGCCGCGAGCGGCGCGGCGGATCGTGACGGTTCGACGAGCAGCGTCCGCAGGTGGTCGGAGAGGTCCTTGAACGCCGCGCTGCCCAAGTCATCCGCGGCGCGGGTATCCACGACTTCCCGCACGCGGCCGCGCTCACCCGACATCACGAGGACCCGGTGGCCGAGAAACACCGCTTCCTGGATCGAGTGCGTGACGAGCACGATGGTGACCCCCGTCCGCTTCCAGATCTCGTTGAGCTCGATCTGGAGCCGGCTGCGCGTGATCTCGTCGAGCGCGCCGAACGGCTCGTCCATGAGCAGCACCTCGGGCTCCAGCGCAAGCGCGCGGGCGATGGCGGTCCGCTGCTTCATCCCCCCGGAGAGCTGATGCGGATAGCGGTCTGCGGCCTGGGCAATGTTGACGAGATCCAGCATCTGCCGCGCCCGCGCCACTGCCGCGGCCCCCCGCACCCCGCGCGCCACCCCGAGCGCGTACACCACGTTACCGAGGACGGTGCGCCACGGGAAGAGCTGCTCGAAGTCCTGAAACACGACGGCGCGGTCCGGTCCGGGGCCGGTGACCGGATGGCCGTCCTGGAGGATTGCGCCGCGCGCCGGGAAGAGAAATCCCGCCAGCGCTTTGAGGAGCGTCGTCTTGCCGCACCCCGACGGCCCGATGATCACCAGTTTCTCGCCGCGCGCGACGGCAAAGCTCGCGCCCTCGACGACGCGCGCCTCGCCGTACGCGATGTCGACGTCCAGCGCGGCGAGGCGCGGGACAGGACCCGGCGCCGGCGGGGCCCCCACGGATGCGGCGCTCAGCTCCCGCTGCACCGGAGCACGGGCAGCTCGATGTCGCACATCGACCCCGGCACCTTCGACAGGAGACCGATGGAGTGCATGAACTGCGCGTACGTCATGAACCCGTGCGGCGTCGTCGCATACCGCACCCCGGGCCTGGTCATCCACGCCAGGAACTCGTCCGGCCCCGGCCGGCCGTGCGCGTCCGCCGAGAGAATCGCCGCCGTCTCTTTGGGATGGGCGTTGATGAACGCCGTCGCCTCCGTAAGATCGCGGGCCATGCCGTCGACGAGTTGAGGATACGCCGCGGCGATCTTGTCCGTCGTGAACACACTGTTGAACGTGCTCTCTCCGAACAGGTCGTAGCTCCGGAGGATGATCCGGCCGCCCGCCGCGACTTCCTCGAACTGGAACGGCGGCGACGACAGGTGCGCGGTCAACTGCCCGTTCAGCAGCGCCTGCACGCCGACGGGATGCTCGATCGAGACGATGTCGGTGTCCAGGGCGCCGGCATTGCCGAACACCTTCTGCGCCGCTTTGCGCAGCACGATGGCCTGAATCGAATCGACGCCCGGCATGCCGATCTTCATCCCCGGTTTAAGATCGCGCAGGGTGCGCACCGACGCGTCGCGGGTCACGAGCCAGAGGTTCATCTCGTTCATCGCCGCGACGAGCCGGAGCCCCGCCCCCCGGTCCCAGCCGATGAGAAACGGTGCGACGCCGCCCGCGCCGAACTGGATTTGCCCCGCGATCATCCCGGTGCGGATCGTCGCCCCGTTGGCCAGCAGCGTCCAGGCGAACGACGTCCCGGGGAATTGCTTCTCCAGCGTGTGCTGGGCCTTGATGACCAGCAGCGTCGCGTAGCCGATCCCGGGTTGATAGGCGATCGTGACGGTCGCCGGGGCGGCCGGGGCCGCGCGGCCCGGGCCGGTCCACGCGCCGAGCACGGCGACGGCCGTGGCCAGCGCAAGCGCGATGCGGACTGATCTCATGGTCACCCGCCTTCCGTTGGAGCCTGACATCGACGCTTTGCGCGGGCTTCTGCTGCTGGGGATCGGCCTCCTTCACCGGCGGCGGCGAGGCCCGTCACACGATCGGCGGCCGGGCCGGCCGGGGAGGAACGATCCGGGACCCCGTGCTATTAGGGGGGCTGTGATCACACCGACGACCGATCAGCGCAAGGTCGGCGAGAGCATCGACCGGCTGATTGCCGCGGACGGGGCCGGGCGCGGGGTCATCGACGAGCTCTACCCCGCGGCGCGCGCCCTCCACGACGGGCCGCTGTGTCTCGAGGCGGCGGCACGGCTCCTGTCCCGTGTGAGCCACGGCGATCCCGTTGTCCTGGCGACGGGCTTTCCGATGTACCCGTGGTTCATCGGCGAGCAGGACGGCCCGGTCGGCGCCGCCACTCTCGCCCGCGCGCTGGTCCTGGCGCGCGGCGCGCGGCCGGTGATCGTCACCGATCCCGTCAACGTCGACCTCTGCGCGGCCGCCGTCCGCGGGGCGGGCCTCTACGTGCGGCCGCTCGGCGACGCGCTCGGCCTTCCTACGACCGCGGCCGTGCTGCCCTTTCCGCTGGAGTGGACCGAGGCAGAAGAGCGGACCCGCGAGGTCTTGGAGACGCTTCGGCCGGCGGCGCTGATCGCCGTCGAGCGGCCCGGGGCCAACGAGCACCGGCACTACCACTCGGCGGGCGGGAAGAGCCTCACGGCGCACTGCGGCAAAATCGACCCGTTATTCGCCGCCGCGCGGGCCGCGGGGGTGCTCACGATTGCGGTGGCCGACGGCGGAAACGAGCTGGGCTGTGCGCCGATCCGGGAGACGATCCTCCGCACCGTCCCGCACGCACGCCGGTGCGCCTGCCCGTGCGCCGGCACCGTGGTCCCGGAGGTGGCGGCCGAGGTGCTGGTCGCGGCGGGGATTTCGAATTGGGGCGCGTACGGAATCGAAGCGGCGATGGCGCTTCTGCTCGGACGGCCCGAGGTACTGCACGACCGCCACACCGACGCCCGCGCGCACGACCGCTGCGCGGACGCCGGTGCGAACAACGACGGGCCAGGCCTGCTCGATCCCGGCGCGGACGCGGTGCCGGCCCGCCTTCACGGTCATCTGGTCGACCTGCTCGGCCAAGTGGTCGCGGGCGGACTCGATCTGGGGCGCCTGTACCGCGAGCCGCGCTATCCCTGGTTGTAGCCGCCGGCGCCCGCCGCGCCGCCGGCGCGCGAAGTCGTTAGTTGGCCCGGGCGTACCCGTGGGTGCGGCCGTACTCGGCCAGCGCCTTGCGCATCGCGCGGCGTCCGCGGAAGAGCCGGCTCATCACCGTCCCGCGGGGAATCCCCAGCGTGTCGGCGATTTCCTGATAGCTGAACCCTTCCAAATCGGCGAGCACCACGCACTCCCGAAAGACATCGGGCAGA
This genomic interval from bacterium contains the following:
- a CDS encoding ABC transporter ATP-binding protein — encoded protein: MGAPPAPGPVPRLAALDVDIAYGEARVVEGASFAVARGEKLVIIGPSGCGKTTLLKALAGFLFPARGAILQDGHPVTGPGPDRAVVFQDFEQLFPWRTVLGNVVYALGVARGVRGAAAVARARQMLDLVNIAQAADRYPHQLSGGMKQRTAIARALALEPEVLLMDEPFGALDEITRSRLQIELNEIWKRTGVTIVLVTHSIQEAVFLGHRVLVMSGERGRVREVVDTRAADDLGSAAFKDLSDHLRTLLVEPSRSAAPLAAAGAIHGRPHG
- a CDS encoding ABC transporter permease, which produces MAVLTGDARRAAPPRAAAWGRLPTGLRYAVIIVGLVGVWETYVQATRISPLLVSSPLQVAAAGWRAVANGQIPAATASTLQELLAGIAVGALAGFAFASAAVFSQIGHDVLSVLIAVMNPLPAIAILPLAMIWFGITPKAIVFVVALATVWPVAINTDAGFRTISPTTRMVARNLGLRGVPLVTGVLLPAALPYILAGLQTAWAFGWRTVVAAELVFGVAGSTGGLGWYINNARYYLFVPDIFAGLIVISVLGIAVDFLFRLIEARTVITWGLKTVR
- a CDS encoding ABC transporter substrate-binding protein; this encodes MRSVRIALALATAVAVLGAWTGPGRAAPAAPATVTIAYQPGIGYATLLVIKAQHTLEKQFPGTSFAWTLLANGATIRTGMIAGQIQFGAGGVAPFLIGWDRGAGLRLVAAMNEMNLWLVTRDASVRTLRDLKPGMKIGMPGVDSIQAIVLRKAAQKVFGNAGALDTDIVSIEHPVGVQALLNGQLTAHLSSPPFQFEEVAAGGRIILRSYDLFGESTFNSVFTTDKIAAAYPQLVDGMARDLTEATAFINAHPKETAAILSADAHGRPGPDEFLAWMTRPGVRYATTPHGFMTYAQFMHSIGLLSKVPGSMCDIELPVLRCSGS
- a CDS encoding glutamate cyclase domain-containing protein, encoding MITPTTDQRKVGESIDRLIAADGAGRGVIDELYPAARALHDGPLCLEAAARLLSRVSHGDPVVLATGFPMYPWFIGEQDGPVGAATLARALVLARGARPVIVTDPVNVDLCAAAVRGAGLYVRPLGDALGLPTTAAVLPFPLEWTEAEERTREVLETLRPAALIAVERPGANEHRHYHSAGGKSLTAHCGKIDPLFAAARAAGVLTIAVADGGNELGCAPIRETILRTVPHARRCACPCAGTVVPEVAAEVLVAAGISNWGAYGIEAAMALLLGRPEVLHDRHTDARAHDRCADAGANNDGPGLLDPGADAVPARLHGHLVDLLGQVVAGGLDLGRLYREPRYPWL